One window from the genome of Montipora foliosa isolate CH-2021 chromosome 5, ASM3666993v2, whole genome shotgun sequence encodes:
- the LOC138002808 gene encoding uncharacterized protein: MYLPRHLGGRGLGAVEQEYKLTKIKAAVKLYQNADPTIRTVQMFEERAVETGHSSLLTEAHKYAEELEISLSLRYANPSITLARRPEVEVEGTKIKEFLKRAMIDKLQETIKAENWHGRLLTSRWKDEELSQDACFAWMKDWSSAPTHTVAGMIELYEQLLPTKVYTTQKTKTTQGDVSCRLCGKEAETLPHILSGCSTLAQSKYLDRHNAALKILFFEKCKDLKLVEGVPPWYSPVKPKPIYESDEGKAFWDVAVYAEHTYVRANRIDARFVDHKAKQVWAVEMSCPWIDNRAKKVEEKAIKYGPLLLELKQQHPGYKVQQCNIIIDALGGWSKDVEETMKKLVGARSKCVLEKMQKATISYWLHIARYFKAAVL, translated from the coding sequence ATGTATCTACCCAGACACCTAGGAGGGCGTGGCCTGGGAGCCGTTGAACAAGAATACAAGCTTACAAAGATCAAAGCTGCTGTAAAGCTCTATCAGAATGCAGACCCTACGATAAGAACTGTCCAGATGTTTGAGGAGAGAGCAGTGGAGACAGGCCATTCTTCACTACTAACTGAAGCACACAAATATGCAGAGGAACTGGAGATAAGTTTATCTCTTAGATACGCAAATCCTTCAATTACTTTAGCTCGAAGACCAGAGGTAGAAGTTGAGGGAACGAAGATAAAAGAATTCTTGAAGCGTGCAATGATAGATAAGCTACAGGAGACCATAAAGGCAGAGAATTGGCATGGGCGGTTGCTCACATCGCGTTGGAAAGATGAAGAACTTAGTCAAGATGCGTGCTTTGCATGGATGAAGGATTGGTCATCGGCACCCACCCATACAGTTGCAGGTATGATCGAACTCTATGAACAACTGTTGCCAACCAAAGTGTATACAACACAAAAGACCAAAACAACCCAGGGAGACGTAAGCTGTAGGCTGTGCGGTAAAGAAGCAGAGACACTTCCACACATTTTGTCAGGATGTTCTACACTTGCTCAATCAAAGTATTTGGACCGACACAATGCTGCTCTGAAGATATTATTCTTCGAGAAGTGCAAAGATCTCAAGCTGGTGGAAGGTGTTCCTCCTTGGTATTCACCTGTGAAACCAAAACCTATCTATGAGTCGGATGAAGGGAAAGCTTTTTGGGATGTGGCGGTATATGCAGAACACACATATGTTAGAGCTAATAGAATCGATGCTCGTTTCGTGGACCACAAGGCGAAGCAAGTCTGGGCAGTAGAAATGAGCTGCCCCTGGATTGATAATCGTGCAAAGAAAGTTGAAGAGAAGGCAATAAAGTATGGTCCACTACTTTTAGAATTGAAACAACAGCATCCTGGTTACAAGGTACAGCAATGTAACATCATCATTGACGCATTGGGAGGATGGTCGAAGGACGTAGAAGAAACTATGAAGAAGCTTGTTGGTGCCCGATCAAAGTGTGTTTTAGAGAAGATGCAGAAAGCCACCATTTCATACTGGTTGCATATAGCTCGTTATTTCAAAGCAGCTGTTTTATAA